The Nitrogeniibacter aestuarii genome has a window encoding:
- a CDS encoding nuclease-related domain-containing protein: protein MILKNADDKASSIAQLELLLKTGRVPDKQVKHVEKEVRLIKAGIKGEAEAAYLIDFYMKDSKRTAVIHDLRLELADGRVAQIDHLLIHHTYRFYVLETKHFNHGLKITDEGEFLRWNDWNKTYEGFPSPIEQNQRHALVLARKMEEIGLPKAEIKSLILVAPHARVIRSKVFDSSMVVKADQFLTALEKDLENAGVFNVLGGFAKAKFIGSVEEIGKKIARYHRPTKINYVAKFGLANAKRPAAVQAEAAEHALVETVEAVLPAGAAIDDERPPKAAFICRHCSSDMLAIEYGRYGYYFKCKACGGNTPIKLGCGVEGHKERLRKAGARFYRECEACGSSVLYFCNE from the coding sequence ATGATTCTCAAGAATGCCGACGACAAGGCGTCGTCGATTGCGCAGCTCGAACTGCTTCTCAAAACCGGCCGGGTGCCGGACAAGCAGGTCAAGCACGTCGAAAAAGAAGTCCGCCTCATCAAGGCCGGCATCAAGGGGGAGGCTGAAGCCGCCTACCTCATCGACTTCTACATGAAAGACAGCAAACGAACCGCTGTCATCCATGATCTGCGCCTGGAGCTGGCTGATGGCCGTGTGGCGCAGATTGACCATCTGCTCATTCACCACACCTACCGCTTCTACGTCCTTGAGACCAAGCACTTCAACCACGGGCTGAAAATCACCGACGAAGGTGAATTCCTGCGCTGGAACGACTGGAACAAAACCTACGAAGGCTTTCCATCACCCATTGAGCAGAACCAGCGTCACGCGCTGGTGCTGGCCCGGAAGATGGAAGAAATCGGTCTGCCGAAAGCTGAAATCAAATCGCTGATACTCGTCGCGCCCCATGCGCGCGTGATCCGCTCCAAGGTTTTCGATTCGTCCATGGTAGTGAAAGCCGACCAGTTTTTGACCGCGCTGGAAAAAGACCTCGAAAACGCCGGGGTATTCAACGTGCTCGGTGGATTCGCCAAAGCCAAATTCATTGGTTCGGTCGAAGAGATCGGCAAAAAAATTGCTCGCTACCATCGCCCAACCAAAATCAACTACGTCGCCAAGTTCGGCCTGGCTAATGCCAAGCGACCAGCCGCTGTCCAAGCAGAAGCGGCAGAACACGCCCTTGTGGAAACGGTGGAAGCCGTTTTACCAGCCGGCGCCGCCATCGATGATGAGCGTCCACCGAAGGCTGCATTTATCTGCCGCCATTGCAGCAGCGACATGCTGGCAATCGAATACGGCCGCTATGGCTACTACTTCAAGTGCAAGGCCTGTGGCGGCAATACACCAATCAAACTTGGCTGTGGGGTGGAAGGCCACAAAGAGCGACTCAGAAAGGCCGGCGCCCGGTTCTATCGTGAGTGTGAAGCGTGTGGCTCAAGCGTGTTGTACTTCTGTAACGAATAG
- a CDS encoding cytochrome-c peroxidase — protein sequence MRHFGFTTLILAATVSAGAHAASAWQALPAQPPIPADNPQTPAKIELGKTLFHDPRLSSTGTVSCASCHSVMEGGDDHRPVSIGVHGQTGGRNAPTVWNAAYHSAQFWDGRAATLEAQAVGPVTNPVEMGMADLGAAVGRLKAIPGYAPLFAKAFGAGDSITVENLGKAIAAYERTLITPNSPYDRYVRGDKRALSPQQVRGMTAFAETGCGACHAGAAFNGPTLPMGQANLMRFPAFADNPYVARFKLDEDPGRFASTGKEEDKHMWRVPTLRNLAYTAPYFHNGAVKRLDDAVKVMAKTQLNVDLDPSTVADIVAFLDALNGEFPDQTMPRLPATPGDLVE from the coding sequence ATGCGACACTTTGGATTCACTACGCTCATCCTCGCTGCCACCGTGAGCGCGGGGGCGCATGCTGCCTCGGCCTGGCAGGCGCTGCCCGCGCAGCCGCCGATTCCGGCAGACAATCCGCAAACGCCAGCAAAGATCGAGCTGGGCAAAACGCTCTTCCACGACCCGCGCCTGTCGTCGACCGGTACCGTTTCTTGCGCGTCCTGTCACAGCGTGATGGAAGGCGGGGACGATCACCGGCCGGTCTCCATCGGGGTGCATGGTCAGACCGGGGGGCGAAATGCGCCAACGGTATGGAATGCGGCCTATCACTCGGCCCAGTTCTGGGATGGTCGCGCCGCGACACTCGAAGCGCAGGCGGTGGGGCCGGTGACGAATCCGGTCGAAATGGGCATGGCCGATCTGGGGGCGGCGGTGGGCCGTCTCAAGGCCATTCCCGGGTATGCGCCCCTGTTCGCCAAGGCGTTTGGTGCCGGTGACAGCATCACGGTCGAGAATCTGGGCAAGGCGATTGCGGCCTACGAGCGCACGCTCATCACACCCAACAGCCCCTACGACCGCTACGTGCGGGGCGACAAACGCGCACTCAGCCCCCAGCAAGTGCGCGGCATGACCGCCTTTGCCGAGACGGGCTGCGGGGCATGCCATGCTGGCGCGGCCTTCAATGGGCCAACGCTGCCGATGGGCCAGGCCAACCTCATGCGCTTTCCCGCCTTTGCCGACAATCCGTATGTGGCGCGCTTCAAGCTCGATGAGGACCCGGGGCGTTTTGCATCGACCGGCAAGGAGGAAGACAAGCACATGTGGCGCGTGCCCACCCTGCGCAATCTCGCCTACACCGCGCCGTACTTCCACAATGGCGCGGTCAAGCGCCTGGACGATGCGGTGAAGGTGATGGCAAAAACGCAACTGAACGTCGATCTCGACCCATCGACCGTGGCCGACATCGTGGCGTTTCTGGATGCGCTGAACGGTGAATTCCCCGACCAGACAATGCCGCGCCTGCCGGCAACGCCGGGGGATCTGGTGGAGTAA
- a CDS encoding ankyrin repeat domain-containing protein, with the protein MKRFLAWGLGLILVAALGVGFLLVRATRQHDPAYLMSCMEVEKPLMAWVCEQVFYRDEFSKEDIAELNQSAGARLVTVLTGPERADHALDRLIAAGLEIDARDTRLNHMTALHAAAIEGNTDQIKRLLAHGADRSIKDDTGRTPVDYAREIQAKASDQSAWHEVISLLAVQ; encoded by the coding sequence ATGAAGCGATTCCTTGCCTGGGGCCTTGGCCTCATTCTTGTCGCGGCACTGGGTGTCGGGTTCCTGCTCGTTCGCGCAACGCGTCAGCACGACCCGGCGTACCTCATGTCCTGCATGGAGGTCGAAAAGCCCCTCATGGCCTGGGTGTGCGAGCAGGTGTTTTATCGCGACGAATTCAGCAAAGAAGACATCGCCGAGCTCAATCAAAGCGCCGGCGCACGACTGGTGACCGTGCTCACCGGGCCTGAACGCGCGGATCATGCGCTGGACCGCCTGATTGCTGCAGGGCTCGAGATCGACGCACGCGACACCCGCCTCAATCACATGACGGCCCTGCACGCCGCCGCCATCGAAGGCAACACCGACCAGATCAAACGCCTGCTGGCCCACGGTGCAGATCGCAGCATCAAAGACGACACCGGTCGAACACCGGTCGACTACGCCCGCGAGATTCAGGCGAAAGCCTCCGACCAGAGCGCCTGGCACGAAGTCATCAGCCTGCTGGCCGTGCAGTAA
- a CDS encoding MFS transporter produces MNTNRPSDSATALPRGLLWLMAVATGLSVASNYYAQPLLPTIATSFEAADTAVAGIVTTAQLSYGAGLLLLVPLADLRERRSLIVGLMLLASAGLLLSATATQLPMLLVGTAITGFCSVVAQVLVPFAATLSAPEHRGRAVGTVMSGLLIGILLARTVAGGFSSLLHWRAVYVVAAVLMMLCAVALRRALPRYRADAGIGYTGLLRSVIQLFFQERVLRVRALLGMISFALFSLFWTPLAFVLTAPPYGYSDAVIGLFGLAGAAGALAASWAGRLADQGKGATGVWLGLLGLLLAWLPLGYAQSSLVALLIGVLMLDLAVQLVHVSNQNAIYALDPNARNRLNAGYMTCYFIGGATGSWLAGYLYAHAGWPGIVATAVGIATLGIVVGLTGLKRPAPVEVPTGHH; encoded by the coding sequence ATGAACACCAATCGTCCATCTGACTCGGCCACCGCGCTCCCCAGAGGCCTGCTATGGCTCATGGCCGTGGCCACCGGCCTGTCCGTCGCGAGCAACTACTACGCCCAGCCGCTGCTACCCACCATCGCAACAAGCTTCGAAGCCGCCGATACGGCCGTAGCGGGCATCGTGACCACCGCACAACTGAGCTACGGCGCCGGCTTGCTGTTGCTGGTCCCGCTGGCGGATCTGCGTGAAAGACGAAGCCTGATCGTCGGTCTCATGCTGCTGGCCAGCGCAGGATTGCTCTTGAGTGCGACCGCCACACAGCTGCCGATGCTGCTGGTCGGAACTGCCATCACCGGATTCTGCTCGGTGGTGGCACAAGTCCTCGTCCCCTTTGCCGCCACGCTTTCGGCGCCCGAACACCGCGGGCGTGCGGTCGGCACGGTCATGAGCGGCCTGCTGATCGGCATCTTGCTCGCACGCACCGTAGCGGGTGGGTTTTCGTCCCTCCTTCACTGGCGCGCGGTGTACGTGGTGGCCGCGGTATTGATGATGTTGTGTGCGGTGGCCTTGCGACGCGCCCTCCCCCGATATCGCGCCGACGCAGGTATCGGTTACACCGGCTTGCTGCGCTCGGTCATCCAGTTGTTCTTTCAGGAGCGGGTGCTCCGCGTGCGTGCGCTGCTCGGCATGATTTCGTTCGCCCTGTTCAGTCTGTTCTGGACACCCCTGGCCTTTGTGCTCACAGCCCCCCCATATGGCTACTCCGACGCCGTCATTGGTCTGTTCGGTCTGGCGGGTGCTGCAGGCGCCCTTGCGGCCTCGTGGGCGGGACGACTGGCCGATCAGGGCAAAGGCGCCACCGGTGTCTGGCTTGGGTTGCTGGGCTTGCTCCTGGCGTGGCTGCCGCTGGGCTACGCTCAAAGCTCGCTCGTCGCACTGCTGATTGGCGTACTCATGCTTGATCTGGCAGTACAACTGGTGCACGTCAGCAATCAGAACGCCATCTACGCGCTGGATCCCAACGCCCGCAACCGCCTCAATGCCGGCTACATGACCTGCTATTTCATCGGCGGGGCTACCGGCTCATGGCTGGCCGGTTATCTCTATGCGCACGCCGGCTGGCCGGGCATTGTCGCCACCGCAGTGGGGATCGCCACGCTGGGTATCGTTGTCGGCCTGACGGGCTTGAAGCGCCCCGCCCCGGTTGAAGTCCCCACTGGCCATCACTGA
- a CDS encoding LysR family transcriptional regulator, with translation MNLRQIEFALAVAEESSFTRAARRCHTVQSALSHQVARLEEELGAALFERTSRRVRLTPAGEAFVRQAYTTLEAARRITEEVAAATGQVRGHLSIGAISALGHLDIVALIAAFHARYPEVEIRLVQRGSEELLEQLHLERLDLAFVGLWQGERLDGVTHLRLAQESLLALLPPGHPLSERKRLTLESLSNMSLVDFPRDSSARRQTDKAFAAVGVARQVRFEVNHLELIAQFVARGLAAALVPESVAANLRGVVPVPVRDAPKRVLYAAWPKAPSPAAKAFIALLREHLPLGADDT, from the coding sequence ATGAATCTGAGGCAGATCGAGTTCGCGCTGGCCGTGGCGGAAGAATCCAGCTTTACGCGCGCCGCGCGCCGGTGCCACACGGTGCAGTCTGCTTTGAGTCATCAGGTGGCGCGCCTTGAGGAAGAGCTGGGGGCTGCCTTGTTCGAGCGCACGTCGCGTCGTGTCCGCCTGACGCCGGCAGGCGAGGCCTTTGTACGACAGGCCTACACCACGCTCGAAGCGGCCCGCCGCATTACGGAGGAGGTCGCAGCCGCGACCGGGCAGGTGCGCGGGCACCTGTCGATCGGTGCGATCAGTGCGCTCGGTCACCTCGACATCGTGGCGTTGATCGCGGCTTTCCATGCCCGTTACCCCGAGGTGGAGATTCGCTTGGTTCAGCGCGGGAGCGAAGAGCTTCTGGAGCAGTTGCACCTGGAGCGTCTGGACCTTGCCTTTGTCGGCTTGTGGCAGGGCGAGCGGCTCGATGGCGTGACGCACCTGCGACTTGCTCAGGAGAGCTTGCTTGCGCTGCTGCCGCCGGGGCACCCGCTGAGCGAACGCAAGCGACTGACCCTTGAGAGTCTGTCCAACATGTCATTGGTGGATTTTCCGCGCGACAGCAGCGCCCGGCGTCAGACGGACAAGGCGTTTGCGGCCGTGGGCGTGGCGCGCCAAGTCCGCTTCGAGGTCAATCACCTGGAGCTGATCGCCCAGTTTGTGGCACGTGGATTGGCGGCCGCACTGGTGCCCGAATCCGTGGCAGCGAATCTGCGTGGTGTTGTCCCGGTGCCCGTGCGGGACGCACCCAAGCGCGTCCTGTATGCCGCGTGGCCGAAGGCGCCTTCTCCGGCGGCAAAGGCGTTCATTGCGCTGTTGCGGGAACACCTCCCGCTGGGCGCCGACGACACTTGA
- a CDS encoding cache domain-containing protein has protein sequence MNTIRKVSMLPLAALTATVTHTVALADDGTATPEEVITKVWGAAKFLQTKGVSGIAALNNADGPWVWKDSYVFAFDCRLDRMVAHPMRPDLVGRPILQITDNNGKYLFKALCEAAENKHGGWVDYMWTKPGAGKVSRKISYAATADLAFSTGIQIAAGVYDDALTVEALDKMTAKMADPGNYTP, from the coding sequence ATGAATACGATTCGCAAGGTTTCAATGCTGCCGCTGGCAGCGCTTACCGCCACCGTCACCCACACAGTGGCACTGGCGGACGACGGCACCGCCACCCCCGAAGAAGTGATCACCAAGGTCTGGGGGGCGGCGAAGTTCCTGCAGACCAAGGGCGTGTCGGGCATCGCGGCGCTGAACAACGCCGACGGCCCGTGGGTTTGGAAGGACAGCTATGTGTTCGCCTTCGACTGCCGGCTGGACCGGATGGTGGCCCACCCCATGCGCCCGGACCTGGTCGGCCGGCCGATCCTGCAGATCACCGACAACAACGGCAAATACCTGTTCAAGGCACTGTGCGAGGCCGCCGAGAACAAGCACGGCGGCTGGGTCGACTACATGTGGACCAAACCCGGGGCCGGCAAGGTGTCGCGCAAGATCAGCTACGCCGCAACGGCTGATCTGGCCTTCTCCACCGGCATCCAGATCGCCGCCGGGGTGTATGACGACGCGCTGACGGTCGAGGCCCTCGACAAGATGACGGCGAAGATGGCCGACCCGGGTAACTACACGCCCTGA
- a CDS encoding acetate uptake transporter has translation MIYIRNAFIRSPYDPRVPGRREAKTRVTDTGAAPSNTTTSYVTHNSRESSMQEQKQGNPAVVGLAGFGLTTLVLQFHNVGWMGIGPVIWLGLIFGGLAQMIAGLQEKSTGNNFGYCAFTAYGAFWISLALLLMGNHFNIYVSSKTDIGWFLVAWTLFTAILWIGSMRIHGALATTFTLLLIGFVLLDLAHFGYPELTVVAGYELMVTALAAWYIMAHLIFADVFGRDVLPVGRPWIKA, from the coding sequence TTGATCTATATTCGAAACGCATTTATCCGGAGCCCCTATGATCCCCGCGTTCCCGGGCGCCGGGAGGCAAAAACCCGCGTCACAGACACCGGCGCTGCGCCCTCGAACACAACAACGTCATATGTCACACACAATTCGAGGGAGAGCAGCATGCAAGAACAGAAACAGGGCAACCCGGCCGTCGTCGGCCTGGCCGGTTTCGGTCTCACGACTCTGGTCCTGCAGTTCCACAACGTGGGCTGGATGGGCATCGGCCCGGTGATCTGGCTGGGCCTGATCTTCGGCGGTCTGGCGCAGATGATCGCCGGCCTTCAGGAGAAATCCACCGGCAACAACTTCGGCTATTGCGCCTTCACGGCCTACGGCGCGTTCTGGATCTCGCTCGCGCTGCTGCTGATGGGCAACCATTTCAACATCTATGTCTCCAGCAAGACCGACATCGGCTGGTTCCTGGTGGCGTGGACGCTGTTCACGGCGATTCTGTGGATTGGCTCGATGCGCATCCACGGCGCGCTGGCAACCACCTTCACCCTGCTGCTGATCGGTTTCGTTCTGCTCGACCTGGCGCACTTCGGCTACCCGGAGCTGACCGTGGTGGCCGGCTACGAGCTGATGGTGACCGCGCTGGCGGCCTGGTACATCATGGCCCACCTGATTTTCGCCGACGTGTTCGGCCGCGACGTGCTGCCCGTGGGGCGCCCCTGGATCAAGGCCTGA
- a CDS encoding PEP-CTERM sorting domain-containing protein, with amino-acid sequence MPSRIKVICLLVCTIEVFGGVSLSQPVQAATLEVTGVDGVDGVNGSGGTAGGDANADMPLNNDNTNFVKATGGSGGWAGDRNGGISYSNGVTNVVGDSGRGGSAYVSADSVVLSGTATSSALANGGSGGVAAGTGHVAGSGGDATALIKGAAGGNGQFFGIGARAKGGYGGTSMLGIAGDGGNATASAVGNFIGFNVGTVTSEAIGGIGGSAYGAGQRGANGGVASLGVTRGVIGNGELRVSASIVGGTGGSGYYGAGGGRGADAELVNAATGASGRTLSLSQFAMAGHGGYSESGVAGNGGNAVSSLSIVGASYGETQVSGTGTAFAGGGGTTDSGVAGRAGGAFATVHAESQANGSSANAIADAISPRLRTADAGVAESNAYARSRGIGSAQASAYAGGASGYARATSTASHSVALLPSQRVDTVVTANATSVLGKNTADAQVRTQRVGSETIAAFSNVSYKGLPDLAGGSNGIESFSYAYGSLGASATDDLIRGHSAVESAFEANSAVSLMGFGILGANYSEFAIGGRRYSQDAQFHYSFIQPTDIVIGLLDFTGYDDTSAMALDFQVTSGNGTLYSASFASFAEAQMFFSNNALNLGMFQNDVDLTVSFDLTADRQQGAAFSYMLAFGDSVLAPVPEPSMVLMFLSGLGLIGLHFRARKNGKFAGG; translated from the coding sequence ATGCCATCGCGCATAAAGGTGATTTGCCTACTGGTCTGCACTATTGAGGTTTTCGGTGGTGTCAGTCTGTCGCAGCCTGTACAAGCGGCGACGCTCGAGGTGACTGGTGTCGATGGTGTCGATGGCGTCAATGGATCGGGCGGTACGGCGGGCGGCGATGCGAATGCGGACATGCCCCTGAACAACGACAACACTAATTTCGTGAAAGCTACTGGAGGCAGTGGCGGTTGGGCGGGGGATCGAAATGGCGGTATCAGCTACAGCAACGGCGTGACCAACGTGGTGGGCGATAGCGGAAGGGGAGGTTCCGCCTACGTGTCAGCCGATTCGGTTGTGCTGTCGGGTACCGCCACATCGTCCGCTCTGGCTAACGGTGGTTCCGGTGGCGTTGCCGCCGGTACCGGACATGTCGCTGGTAGCGGTGGTGACGCTACGGCGCTGATTAAAGGTGCCGCGGGTGGTAATGGCCAATTCTTTGGAATCGGTGCTCGTGCCAAGGGAGGCTACGGTGGTACTTCCATGTTGGGCATTGCCGGCGATGGCGGAAATGCAACTGCGTCGGCCGTAGGTAACTTCATTGGGTTCAATGTTGGTACCGTCACGAGTGAGGCTATCGGTGGAATTGGAGGCTCTGCTTACGGGGCGGGGCAACGTGGCGCCAACGGTGGCGTTGCAAGCCTCGGAGTGACCCGGGGAGTGATCGGCAATGGCGAACTGAGGGTTAGTGCATCGATTGTCGGCGGGACTGGGGGGAGCGGGTACTACGGTGCCGGCGGCGGTCGAGGCGCAGATGCCGAACTTGTGAATGCGGCGACCGGAGCATCTGGAAGGACATTAAGTCTTTCTCAGTTCGCCATGGCCGGCCATGGTGGTTATTCCGAAAGCGGTGTAGCGGGGAATGGTGGAAACGCCGTTTCGAGTCTCTCCATTGTGGGAGCCTCATACGGAGAGACGCAGGTTTCTGGCACTGGTACAGCATTCGCTGGCGGTGGAGGGACGACCGACTCCGGGGTGGCGGGGCGCGCTGGCGGCGCTTTCGCGACCGTCCATGCCGAGAGTCAGGCGAACGGCTCGAGCGCAAATGCGATCGCTGACGCAATTTCTCCCCGATTGCGCACGGCGGATGCCGGCGTGGCCGAATCGAACGCGTATGCAAGGTCGCGGGGTATCGGGTCTGCCCAGGCCTCTGCATACGCCGGCGGTGCGAGTGGCTATGCGCGTGCTACCAGCACGGCGTCGCACTCCGTCGCACTCTTGCCGTCGCAACGGGTTGATACTGTGGTCACCGCGAATGCCACGTCCGTTCTCGGCAAGAACACGGCCGACGCACAAGTACGGACCCAGCGAGTCGGCAGTGAAACAATCGCGGCGTTCTCTAATGTGAGTTATAAGGGACTGCCCGATCTGGCGGGTGGTAGCAACGGAATCGAATCATTTTCGTATGCCTACGGCTCGCTGGGCGCCAGTGCGACAGACGATCTGATCCGGGGCCATAGTGCGGTTGAAAGCGCGTTTGAAGCAAACTCAGCCGTCAGCCTGATGGGATTCGGGATTTTGGGTGCGAATTACAGCGAATTTGCTATTGGCGGCCGCCGATATAGTCAGGACGCGCAGTTTCACTATTCATTTATTCAGCCGACAGATATCGTCATAGGCCTACTGGATTTCACGGGCTATGACGACACAAGTGCGATGGCGCTGGACTTTCAGGTGACCAGCGGGAATGGCACTTTATATTCGGCAAGCTTTGCCTCGTTTGCCGAGGCCCAGATGTTTTTTTCGAACAACGCGTTGAATCTCGGAATGTTCCAGAACGACGTGGATCTGACGGTGTCCTTCGATTTGACCGCGGACCGCCAGCAGGGTGCCGCGTTCAGCTATATGCTTGCATTCGGCGACTCTGTGTTGGCGCCGGTACCGGAGCCCAGCATGGTTCTCATGTTTCTTTCCGGGCTCGGCCTGATCGGGCTGCATTTTCGTGCTCGGAAAAACGGGAAGTTCGCAGGTGGATAG